The following are encoded together in the Daucus carota subsp. sativus chromosome 5, DH1 v3.0, whole genome shotgun sequence genome:
- the LOC108223141 gene encoding formin-like protein 20 isoform X2, whose translation MALFRRIFYRKPPDRLLEISERVYLFDCCFSTDVLGEDEYKSYMGGVIAQLQDYYQDASYMVFNFGEGEKRSQVSDLLSGYDMTVMDYPREYEGCPLLPLEMIHHFLRSSGSWLSLEGQQNVLLMHCEKGGWPLLAFMLAGLLLYRKQYTGEQKTLEMVYKQAPKELLHLLCPINPQPSQLRYLQYISQRNLGCNWPPLDSPLALDCIVLRHLPLFGGGRGCRPVVRVYGQDPASATAGRSSKLLFSTSKNTKHARFYTQEECVLVELDFKFRVQGDVIIECFHLEDDLIREEMIFRVMFHTAFIRSNRLKLNRDDVDAPWDVKVQFPKEFMAEVLFLDADAISTITTNVFREDENEIEGTLHDEEFFEVEEIFSSNDTQVEKGDLDAQIAEEYTVIQGSKSFNDNDSIVWKEDLEHLAFLDCASDGGTPKQGGNRIFNELKSDNRVDEMYPAELVHDTSFTKESKLVTTDMFGSTKTETKLTDTGISDNKENEHEREDGTFKMLETHGVQEETSVRVAAGVCSTSDVTKEHEGKANPVEMLEREDSQQKSSADVPKHKYDKTNPPATKKLPTQSSKPAADLGNTKQTFKQQDTHGSISKQAKSNKVSKWIPSNKGSYTNSMHVVYPPSRYIGAPPMPAPAKDGHFKSNPKPRPSNSSEVISNPESTDFEVDTKATTDSVVVKATLSPVLVASPLNVAPLPPPPSTTTLSVSLRETSAQFNSQSPPPPPPPPPPPPRTSSRMQNESRSSLTPSPSLVSHSSTSLHSTSPTPFLPPTSKASLPQPPFSHDSPTVPPDSLSQVSPSVPPPPPPLPFSRAPRLRPPPPCTQVLPPPPTPPPLQGSSPPPPPMPKPPPPPPVSSYRAAPPPPPPPSKHGVRAPAPPPPMHRGVPPPPPPPMIGGPRPPPPPPLAGSSPPPPPAHAGPPPLQGRPPPPPPPGARGPPPPPGPPRSLGAGPPPPPLFGAKGPAADGRGVAAGRGRGLLRAGGMPAPATRRSNLKPLHWSKVTRALHGSLWEELQRSADHQSLPEFDVSEIECLFSAAVPKSNRTGDKSDDRRKSLGSKPEKVHLIDLRRANNTEIMLTKVKMPLPDMMAAALAMDESILDADQVENLIKFCPVKEEMELLKNYPGNKENLGRCEQFFLELMKVPRVESKLRVFLFKIQFNSQVSDLSKNLKSVFAACEEVRNSVKFKEIMKKILYLGNTLNQGTARGSAVGFKLDSLLKLTDTRATNNKMTLMHYLCKVLASKSPALLDFHSDLVSLEPASKIQLKSLAEEMQAIIKGTEKVKQEFGASENDGPVSEVFRKTLKEFIIVAETEVASLTNLYSVVGRNADALALYFGEDPTRCPFEQVTATLLNFVRMFKKAHDENCKQAELEKKKAQKDVETEKAVGISQTKKVVR comes from the exons ATGGCGCTGTTCAGGCGAATTTTTTATCGAAAACCGCCGGACAGGCTTCTCGAGATCTCGGAGAGGGTTTATT TGTTTGATTGCTGCTTCTCAACTGATGTACTGGGAGAAGATGAATATAAATCGTACATGGGTGGCGTCATTGCCCAACTACAGGACTACTACCAAGATGCTTCTTACATGGTTTTTAACTTTGGAGAAGGGGAAAAGAGAAGCCAAGTTTCAGATTTGTTGTCAGGGTATGATATGACAGTCATGGACTATCCTCGAGAATATGAGGGCTGTCCACTTTTGCCCTTAGAAATGATTCACCACTTCTTGCGATCTAGCGGGAGTTGGTTATCTTTGGAGGGTCAACAGAACGTGCTGTTAATGCATTGTGAAAAAGGAGGATGGCCTTTGCTTGCTTTTATGCTTGCAGGCCTGCTTTTATATCGTAAACAGTACACTGGCGAGCAGAAGACCCTTGAAATGGTATACAAGCAAGCTCCAAAAGAACTTCTTCATCTTTTGTGTCCTATAAATCCACAGCCATCACAACTGAGATATCTTCAGTACATTTCCCAGAGAAATTTGGGTTGCAATTGGCCGCCTTTAGATTCCCCTCTTGCTTTGGATTGTATTGTTCTTCGACATCTGCCCTTGTTTGGTGGGGGAAGAGGTTGCAGACCAGTAGTTCGTGTTTATGGTCAGGATCCGGCTTCAGCAACAGCTGGCAGAAGTTCTAAGctcttgttttcaacttcaaagaatACAAAACATGCTCGATTCTACACACAG GAAGAGTGTGTATTAGTagaattagattttaaattcCGAGTTCAAGGTGATGTTATCATTGAGTGCTTTCATTTGGAAGACGACTTGATAAGAGAAGAAATGATATTCAGAGTCATGTTCCACACAGCATTTATCCGGTCAAACAGATTGAAGTTAAACCGTGATGATGTGGATGCTCCGTGGGATGTGAAGGTCCAGTTTCCAAAAGAATTTATGGCAGAG GTACTCTTTTTGGATGCTGATGCTATATCAACAATCACAACAAATGTGTTCAGGGAAGATGAAAATGAGATAGAAGGCACTCTACATGATGAAGAGTTCTTTGAAGTAGAAGAGATATTCAGCAGTAATGACACACAAGTTGAAAAAGGTGACCTGGATGCTCAAATAGCCGAAGAATATACTGTAATTCAAGGAAGCAAATCATTCAATGATAATGATTCAATAGTTTGGAAAGAGGATCTAGAACATCTGGCATTTCTGGACTGTGCATCAGATGGTGGGACTCCCAAGCAAGGTGGTAACCGTATTTTTAATGAACTAAAATCTGACAATAGGGTTGATGAGATGTACCCTGCTGAATTGGTTCATGATACGTCCTTCACTAAAGAAAGTAAGCTGGTGACTACTGATATGTTTGGTTCCACAAAAACTGAGACAAAGCTTACTGATACCGGCATCTCAGATAATAAAGAAAATGAACATGAAAGAGAAGATGGTACCTTTAAGATGCTAGAAACACATGGTGTACAAGAAGAAACTAGTGTGAGGGTGGCTGCTGGTGTCTGTAGCACCTCTGATGTGACAAAAGAACATGAAGGAAAAGCAAATCCCGTGGAAATGCTAGAAAGGGAAGATTCACAGCAGAAGTCGAGTGCTGATGTTCCAAAACATAAATATGATAAAACTAACCCACCAGCAACCAAAAAGCTGCCCACTCAAAGCTCAAAACCAGCTGCAGATTTAGGTAATACCAAACAGACATTCAAACAACAGGATACTCACGGCAGTATTTCAAAGCAGGCGAAGTCAAATAAAGTATCTAAGTGGATCCCTTCTAACAAAGGTTCTTACACTAATTCAATGCACGTAGTGTATCCACCATCAAGGTATATTGGTGCACCTCCCATGCCAGCGCCTGCGAAGGATGGTCATTTTAAAAGCAATCCAAAGCCTCGGCCTTCCAATTCTTCTGAAGTGATCAGTAACCCTGAATCGACAGATTTTGAAGTAGATACCAAGGCAACCACAGATAGTGTAGTGGTGAAGGCCACCTTGTCCCCAGTATTAGTGGCATCACCACTAAATGTGGCTCCGCTGCCTCCACCCCCTTCCACAACCACGCTTTCTGTGAGCTTGAGAGAAACCTCTGCTCAGTTTAACTCTCAatcacctccacctcctcccccacccccacccccaccaCCCCGGACTTCATCTAGGATGCAAAATGAAAGCAGATCTTCATTAACTCCATCTCCATCTCTTGTGTCACATTCCAGCACTTCCTTACATTCTACCTCTCCTACTCCATTCCTACCCCCTACGTCTAAAGCTTCACTGCCACAGCCTCCTTTTTCTCATGATTCACCCACAGTACCCCCAGATTCTTTATCTCAGGTTTCACCTTCAGTACCACCTCCTCCACCCCCACTTCCTTTTTCTCGAGCTCCACGTCTACGTCCACCACCACCCTGTACTCAAGTTCTGCCCCCACCACCAACCCCTCCTCCACTGCAGGGATCCTCACCACCTCCTCCACCTATGCCTAAACCCCCACCACCTCCACCTGTTTCATCATATAGAGccgcaccaccaccaccacctcctcctTCAAAGCACGGGGTACGAGCCCCAGCACCTCCTCCTCCGATGCACAGAGGAGTACCTCCACCACCTCCCCCTCCAATGATTGGGGGACCAcgtccacctccacctccacctttggCTGGTTCATCACCACCACCTCCTCCAGCGCATGCTGGCCCTCCCCCGCTACAAGGACGGCCACCTCCACCCCCTCCTCCTGGGGCACGTGGACCTCCTCCACCTCCTGGACCCCCTAGATCTCTAGGTGCCGGGCCCCCGCCCCCTCCATTGTTTGGTGCTAAAGGGCCAGCAGCTGATGGAAGAGGAGTGGCTGCAGGAAGAGGACGTGGGCTTCTGCGTGCAGGAGGCATGCCAGCTCCGGCAACTCGAAGATCTAACTTAAAACCTCTTCATTGGAGCAAGGTAACCAGGGCACTGCATGGGAGCTTATGGGAAGAACTGCAAAGGAGTGCTGATCATCAGAG CTTGCCAGAATTTGATGTGTCGGAAATAGAGTGCCTTTTCTCTGCCGCAGTGCCAAAGTCAAACAGGACGGGTGATAAATCTGATGACAGGCGGAAGTCTCTTGGATCTAAACCTGAAAAAGTTCACCTG ATTGATCTGAGGCGTGCAAACAACACAGAAATTATGCTCACAAAAGTCAAAATGCCACTACCTGACATGATG GCTGCGGCTTTAGCAATGGATGAATCAATTTTAGATGCTGATCAAGTAGaaaatcttataaaattttGTCCTGTAAAAGAAGAGATGGAACTCCTTAAG AATTATCCGGGCAACAAAGAGAATCTGGGAAGGTGTGAACAG TTTTTCTTGGAGCTGATGAAGGTTCCACGAGTGGAATCTAAATTAAGGGTTTTCCTTTTCAAGATTCAGTTCAATTCCCAG GTTTCAGATCTCTCGAAAAACTTAAAATCTGTCTTTGCTGCATGTGAAGAG GTTCGGAATTCTGTCAAGTTCaaggaaataatgaagaaaattttatatttaggaAATACATTAAATCAAGGAACTGCCAGGG GTTCTGCGGTAGGCTTCAAATTAGACAGTCTTTTGAAACTTACAGATACCCGTGCCACCAACAACAAGATGACATTAATGCACTATCTTTGCAAG GTTCTTGCTTCCAAGTCCCCAGCTCTACTAGACTTTCACTCGGATCTTGTTAGTCTCGAACCTGCATCAAAG ATTCAGTTGAAGTCTTTAGCAGAAGAAATGCAAGCCATTATCAAGGGAACAGAAAAAGTAAAGCAGGAATTTGGCGCATCCGAGAATGATGGCCCAGTATCAGAGGTTTTTCGTAAG ACACTGAAGGAATTTATTATTGTTGCTGAGACAGAGGTGGCTTCTTTAACAAATTTGTATTCAGTGGTG GGTAGGAATGCAGATGCCCTGGCATTGTATTTTGGTGAGGACCCTACTCGGTGTCCGTTTGAACAAG TTACTGCAACACTCTTAAACTTTGTGAGGATGTTCAAGAAAGCTCATGATGAGAACTGTAAACAGGCAGAACTGGAAAAGAAGAAAGCCCAAAAGGATGTAGAAACAGAGAAGGCGGTGGGAATTAGTCAAACAAAGAAAGTTGTAAGATAG
- the LOC108223141 gene encoding formin-like protein 20 isoform X1 produces the protein MALFRRIFYRKPPDRLLEISERVYLFDCCFSTDVLGEDEYKSYMGGVIAQLQDYYQDASYMVFNFGEGEKRSQVSDLLSGYDMTVMDYPREYEGCPLLPLEMIHHFLRSSGSWLSLEGQQNVLLMHCEKGGWPLLAFMLAGLLLYRKQYTGEQKTLEMVYKQAPKELLHLLCPINPQPSQLRYLQYISQRNLGCNWPPLDSPLALDCIVLRHLPLFGGGRGCRPVVRVYGQDPASATAGRSSKLLFSTSKNTKHARFYTQEECVLVELDFKFRVQGDVIIECFHLEDDLIREEMIFRVMFHTAFIRSNRLKLNRDDVDAPWDVKVQFPKEFMAEVLFLDADAISTITTNVFREDENEIEGTLHDEEFFEVEEIFSSNDTQVEKGDLDAQIAEEYTVIQGSKSFNDNDSIVWKEDLEHLAFLDCASDGGTPKQGGNRIFNELKSDNRVDEMYPAELVHDTSFTKESKLVTTDMFGSTKTETKLTDTGISDNKENEHEREDGTFKMLETHGVQEETSVRVAAGVCSTSDVTKEHEGKANPVEMLEREDSQQKSSADVPKHKYDKTNPPATKKLPTQSSKPAADLGNTKQTFKQQDTHGSISKQAKSNKVSKWIPSNKGSYTNSMHVVYPPSRYIGAPPMPAPAKDGHFKSNPKPRPSNSSEVISNPESTDFEVDTKATTDSVVVKATLSPVLVASPLNVAPLPPPPSTTTLSVSLRETSAQFNSQSPPPPPPPPPPPPRTSSRMQNESRSSLTPSPSLVSHSSTSLHSTSPTPFLPPTSKASLPQPPFSHDSPTVPPDSLSQVSPSVPPPPPPLPFSRAPRLRPPPPCTQVLPPPPTPPPLQGSSPPPPPMPKPPPPPPVSSYRAAPPPPPPPSKHGVRAPAPPPPMHRGVPPPPPPPMIGGPRPPPPPPLAGSSPPPPPAHAGPPPLQGRPPPPPPPGARGPPPPPGPPRSLGAGPPPPPLFGAKGPAADGRGVAAGRGRGLLRAGGMPAPATRRSNLKPLHWSKVTRALHGSLWEELQRSADHQSLPEFDVSEIECLFSAAVPKSNRTGDKSDDRRKSLGSKPEKVHLIDLRRANNTEIMLTKVKMPLPDMMAAALAMDESILDADQVENLIKFCPVKEEMELLKNYPGNKENLGRCEQFFLELMKVPRVESKLRVFLFKIQFNSQVSDLSKNLKSVFAACEEVRNSVKFKEIMKKILYLGNTLNQGTARGSAVGFKLDSLLKLTDTRATNNKMTLMHYLCKFFFQVLASKSPALLDFHSDLVSLEPASKIQLKSLAEEMQAIIKGTEKVKQEFGASENDGPVSEVFRKTLKEFIIVAETEVASLTNLYSVVGRNADALALYFGEDPTRCPFEQVTATLLNFVRMFKKAHDENCKQAELEKKKAQKDVETEKAVGISQTKKVVR, from the exons ATGGCGCTGTTCAGGCGAATTTTTTATCGAAAACCGCCGGACAGGCTTCTCGAGATCTCGGAGAGGGTTTATT TGTTTGATTGCTGCTTCTCAACTGATGTACTGGGAGAAGATGAATATAAATCGTACATGGGTGGCGTCATTGCCCAACTACAGGACTACTACCAAGATGCTTCTTACATGGTTTTTAACTTTGGAGAAGGGGAAAAGAGAAGCCAAGTTTCAGATTTGTTGTCAGGGTATGATATGACAGTCATGGACTATCCTCGAGAATATGAGGGCTGTCCACTTTTGCCCTTAGAAATGATTCACCACTTCTTGCGATCTAGCGGGAGTTGGTTATCTTTGGAGGGTCAACAGAACGTGCTGTTAATGCATTGTGAAAAAGGAGGATGGCCTTTGCTTGCTTTTATGCTTGCAGGCCTGCTTTTATATCGTAAACAGTACACTGGCGAGCAGAAGACCCTTGAAATGGTATACAAGCAAGCTCCAAAAGAACTTCTTCATCTTTTGTGTCCTATAAATCCACAGCCATCACAACTGAGATATCTTCAGTACATTTCCCAGAGAAATTTGGGTTGCAATTGGCCGCCTTTAGATTCCCCTCTTGCTTTGGATTGTATTGTTCTTCGACATCTGCCCTTGTTTGGTGGGGGAAGAGGTTGCAGACCAGTAGTTCGTGTTTATGGTCAGGATCCGGCTTCAGCAACAGCTGGCAGAAGTTCTAAGctcttgttttcaacttcaaagaatACAAAACATGCTCGATTCTACACACAG GAAGAGTGTGTATTAGTagaattagattttaaattcCGAGTTCAAGGTGATGTTATCATTGAGTGCTTTCATTTGGAAGACGACTTGATAAGAGAAGAAATGATATTCAGAGTCATGTTCCACACAGCATTTATCCGGTCAAACAGATTGAAGTTAAACCGTGATGATGTGGATGCTCCGTGGGATGTGAAGGTCCAGTTTCCAAAAGAATTTATGGCAGAG GTACTCTTTTTGGATGCTGATGCTATATCAACAATCACAACAAATGTGTTCAGGGAAGATGAAAATGAGATAGAAGGCACTCTACATGATGAAGAGTTCTTTGAAGTAGAAGAGATATTCAGCAGTAATGACACACAAGTTGAAAAAGGTGACCTGGATGCTCAAATAGCCGAAGAATATACTGTAATTCAAGGAAGCAAATCATTCAATGATAATGATTCAATAGTTTGGAAAGAGGATCTAGAACATCTGGCATTTCTGGACTGTGCATCAGATGGTGGGACTCCCAAGCAAGGTGGTAACCGTATTTTTAATGAACTAAAATCTGACAATAGGGTTGATGAGATGTACCCTGCTGAATTGGTTCATGATACGTCCTTCACTAAAGAAAGTAAGCTGGTGACTACTGATATGTTTGGTTCCACAAAAACTGAGACAAAGCTTACTGATACCGGCATCTCAGATAATAAAGAAAATGAACATGAAAGAGAAGATGGTACCTTTAAGATGCTAGAAACACATGGTGTACAAGAAGAAACTAGTGTGAGGGTGGCTGCTGGTGTCTGTAGCACCTCTGATGTGACAAAAGAACATGAAGGAAAAGCAAATCCCGTGGAAATGCTAGAAAGGGAAGATTCACAGCAGAAGTCGAGTGCTGATGTTCCAAAACATAAATATGATAAAACTAACCCACCAGCAACCAAAAAGCTGCCCACTCAAAGCTCAAAACCAGCTGCAGATTTAGGTAATACCAAACAGACATTCAAACAACAGGATACTCACGGCAGTATTTCAAAGCAGGCGAAGTCAAATAAAGTATCTAAGTGGATCCCTTCTAACAAAGGTTCTTACACTAATTCAATGCACGTAGTGTATCCACCATCAAGGTATATTGGTGCACCTCCCATGCCAGCGCCTGCGAAGGATGGTCATTTTAAAAGCAATCCAAAGCCTCGGCCTTCCAATTCTTCTGAAGTGATCAGTAACCCTGAATCGACAGATTTTGAAGTAGATACCAAGGCAACCACAGATAGTGTAGTGGTGAAGGCCACCTTGTCCCCAGTATTAGTGGCATCACCACTAAATGTGGCTCCGCTGCCTCCACCCCCTTCCACAACCACGCTTTCTGTGAGCTTGAGAGAAACCTCTGCTCAGTTTAACTCTCAatcacctccacctcctcccccacccccacccccaccaCCCCGGACTTCATCTAGGATGCAAAATGAAAGCAGATCTTCATTAACTCCATCTCCATCTCTTGTGTCACATTCCAGCACTTCCTTACATTCTACCTCTCCTACTCCATTCCTACCCCCTACGTCTAAAGCTTCACTGCCACAGCCTCCTTTTTCTCATGATTCACCCACAGTACCCCCAGATTCTTTATCTCAGGTTTCACCTTCAGTACCACCTCCTCCACCCCCACTTCCTTTTTCTCGAGCTCCACGTCTACGTCCACCACCACCCTGTACTCAAGTTCTGCCCCCACCACCAACCCCTCCTCCACTGCAGGGATCCTCACCACCTCCTCCACCTATGCCTAAACCCCCACCACCTCCACCTGTTTCATCATATAGAGccgcaccaccaccaccacctcctcctTCAAAGCACGGGGTACGAGCCCCAGCACCTCCTCCTCCGATGCACAGAGGAGTACCTCCACCACCTCCCCCTCCAATGATTGGGGGACCAcgtccacctccacctccacctttggCTGGTTCATCACCACCACCTCCTCCAGCGCATGCTGGCCCTCCCCCGCTACAAGGACGGCCACCTCCACCCCCTCCTCCTGGGGCACGTGGACCTCCTCCACCTCCTGGACCCCCTAGATCTCTAGGTGCCGGGCCCCCGCCCCCTCCATTGTTTGGTGCTAAAGGGCCAGCAGCTGATGGAAGAGGAGTGGCTGCAGGAAGAGGACGTGGGCTTCTGCGTGCAGGAGGCATGCCAGCTCCGGCAACTCGAAGATCTAACTTAAAACCTCTTCATTGGAGCAAGGTAACCAGGGCACTGCATGGGAGCTTATGGGAAGAACTGCAAAGGAGTGCTGATCATCAGAG CTTGCCAGAATTTGATGTGTCGGAAATAGAGTGCCTTTTCTCTGCCGCAGTGCCAAAGTCAAACAGGACGGGTGATAAATCTGATGACAGGCGGAAGTCTCTTGGATCTAAACCTGAAAAAGTTCACCTG ATTGATCTGAGGCGTGCAAACAACACAGAAATTATGCTCACAAAAGTCAAAATGCCACTACCTGACATGATG GCTGCGGCTTTAGCAATGGATGAATCAATTTTAGATGCTGATCAAGTAGaaaatcttataaaattttGTCCTGTAAAAGAAGAGATGGAACTCCTTAAG AATTATCCGGGCAACAAAGAGAATCTGGGAAGGTGTGAACAG TTTTTCTTGGAGCTGATGAAGGTTCCACGAGTGGAATCTAAATTAAGGGTTTTCCTTTTCAAGATTCAGTTCAATTCCCAG GTTTCAGATCTCTCGAAAAACTTAAAATCTGTCTTTGCTGCATGTGAAGAG GTTCGGAATTCTGTCAAGTTCaaggaaataatgaagaaaattttatatttaggaAATACATTAAATCAAGGAACTGCCAGGG GTTCTGCGGTAGGCTTCAAATTAGACAGTCTTTTGAAACTTACAGATACCCGTGCCACCAACAACAAGATGACATTAATGCACTATCTTTGCAAG TTTTTTTTTCAGGTTCTTGCTTCCAAGTCCCCAGCTCTACTAGACTTTCACTCGGATCTTGTTAGTCTCGAACCTGCATCAAAG ATTCAGTTGAAGTCTTTAGCAGAAGAAATGCAAGCCATTATCAAGGGAACAGAAAAAGTAAAGCAGGAATTTGGCGCATCCGAGAATGATGGCCCAGTATCAGAGGTTTTTCGTAAG ACACTGAAGGAATTTATTATTGTTGCTGAGACAGAGGTGGCTTCTTTAACAAATTTGTATTCAGTGGTG GGTAGGAATGCAGATGCCCTGGCATTGTATTTTGGTGAGGACCCTACTCGGTGTCCGTTTGAACAAG TTACTGCAACACTCTTAAACTTTGTGAGGATGTTCAAGAAAGCTCATGATGAGAACTGTAAACAGGCAGAACTGGAAAAGAAGAAAGCCCAAAAGGATGTAGAAACAGAGAAGGCGGTGGGAATTAGTCAAACAAAGAAAGTTGTAAGATAG